CACCTTCTTTGAGGCGTTGTCGTGGTGCTGTTCTCTCCATCCATTCCCAAGGTGAGCTCCGGGGCAAACTCTAGGTTCTTTTGGACCAGACGATGGCGGCGTTCGGCGGCGTTCCCCTTGTTGGAGGCATCGTTTTTGGAGCTGACGCCGGTTGGTGGGGCCGTTGGTTTGGAGGCTTGGGGTCGTGATGTGCGGCGGGTGTTCGTGGACGTCTTTTGTGGCATTGACGGCGGTGTTGAGCAGAGTTCGGGCTGCGGCGATGGTCTTTGTAGTTGGTCCTTCTGACGTGTCCGCTGGCTCTCGAGGACTTGGTTTGCTTTGTCGTTGGGAAGTCGGAGTCACCAGCTCAAAAGAGTGTTTGCGTGATGACGATAACTTGAGGATAGGTGATCCGGCCTTGGGGTCTTGTTGGGTGCAAGCCTTGCATATTGCCCCTTTGACGCTTATCATCAGAATTGTTGCCTCTTGGTCGCTTGCAAAGTGGCCGACTGTTTGGCATGGGCCAACGCTAGCTTGCGTGCCTGCTGTGGCAGGGACCCTGTTCTTGGTCGTTGGTGGGGGAAGTCGAAGTCGCCAGCTCAGGAGGAGTGTTTGTGTGATGACAATGACTTCTGCGGGTGAACTCAACGGCAACTTTCTTTCAATAGCATGCGTGGAGTCAGGCTTGAGCGTGGAGTGAGTGTGGGTAGTCAGGTCGGTCAGTGTGTCCTACGTGCGGTTTGCACAATGGACGTTTGTAACGGGTTTTGACCGGTTTTTCGTAATTAACCGGGCAGCTCTCTTCATCTTGATCAATGGgttcgaaaaaaaagacaagcccAGTTTGTTTGATCCGCATGCAAATTCAAGCCCAGTTGGGCATGTCTTTTTTCATGTTGGTCGTGTTTATTTTCTCTTGATTATTCTTCGGcggaacagaagaaaaaaaaacatggcctGGAGCGTTGTCCTACTGACCAGGGAGTCCAGGACCAGGACGCGCCCGCTCGTGTTAATGCAGGAAACCGAAGTGGTCGCGCTTTGGTTGCAGAGCAAACTTTCACCCTGTTCTGGTTCTTGGACCGCAGCCATCGCCCATCGGTCAGGGACTCCACCGTAAAAAAACACCGAAACGGCGAAACTCCAAACCGTGGGGACGATGCTGTTGACGAGATGCGCAGCAGCGCAGGTGCCAGGacgcgtgcatgcatgcgatcAGGTCAGGCCGTCAGGCCAGTGCAGGGCTCAGGGCAGCGCGGAGGCCGATGCGATCGCACCCCCCAACCCAACAACAGCTGACCGATCTCCAGTTTGTCCCGTGCCCATCAATTAGGCCCCTGGCCGTGCCGGCTAGCGTGCGTTGCCGTTGAGAAGCACCGCCAATTAATAACATAGCCATCGTAATATCTGTGCGGATATGCCGTACGTTTGTTTGATGCGCAGATCTTTCTGCGCTCGTCAGCTGCCGGACCGCGCGCCTGCACGCATACGTCACGACGATGACTGCTGGCCAGTAGTATCGCCTGGCCGTAGTATGCAAACGACAACGGCCGGACCACCCGGCTAATTAAGATGCACAAAAAAAGCAATGTCACACGTGTCTGACTGATAGATACTCACTCCATTTCTCCAGAGATGTCATACATTAGGCTTCATCAAGACAATAtgttgaccacaaattactatgtcaaggtgtggtttatatgacatgaaattagtatcgtTAGATTCattatcaaaagtacttcatgCATGGACGGAGCCAGAAATTCAACATGAGGAGGACGATTTGGGCTTAGGAGGGCGAAATTAGAGAGCTAACCTATTTTAAGATATTCTTAATGAGCTAATTAGTACATATTAAGCAAAAACAATTTTTATAGAGGGGGGGGCTGACTTcatgatacttgtggtttcatgtcatataaatcacTTTTTAACATAGTAAATTTGtgatcaaagtcttgtcttaatgaaatctAATGACATTTTTTAActaatggagggagtatataggtGATGCCAGTGGCGCAGGAcgaaccaaaattttggtgtgGCGGAGTACACTGCTAAGTTCAAAGgtgcaaaaaagaaatgcacataaaaataatttttgtATATAACACGGAGGCGCGAAGCCATCAAGTATAATCAACAGAGGACCGGGTTTTGGCTATTGTATAGCCTGACATAGCTGGAGCGTGGTAGGGTGGCGTGCTGACCTACGAATGTTGTACTTGTCTCcctatccttttttttacgcTTGAGCGGCCTTTCTTAGTTGTGTATCTAGTTATGGAGAGGCCATTGAACTCACGCGTGAGTTGTATTTGCTGAACATGACGGTGATAATCAATAAAATACTTATTGTTGAAAAGTTATAATCAACATGagaataatttaattcaatgCGTCATGAAAATACTAAGTGAAATTGCTAAATCTTGATccgaaatgaaatgaattacTGAGAAAACCACAAATTACATGCAGAGAACTAAACTCAAGCAGTCATCATTATATTGAGCTAGTTCAAATAGCTAAGACAAGGTATAGAAAGAGGCCAAATTGAGGTATGGCATTAGCCATAGCATTCCATACAGGGCGCTCCGCCCCTGGGTGACGCATGCATCGCAAGCTACTTCCTGTGTTAGGGTATGTAAGGCCGGAATTTTATGACAAACTTTTGACCCAAAATTATATTAGTAATACAAGTTTATCAtgacacaaaaaatatattgttGGATCCGTATTGAAAAACactttctaatggtataactAGTATATACACATCTTAAATGATATTGTacaattgttggtcaaagctTGGCACAAAACCCAATAGAGACCTGATAAATccggacggaggtagtagcaGCGAATTGCATATGGTCACTTCAACCTCCAATAGGGCGCTCACGGAGTCACGGTTGAGGGGCTTTTCTCATGTAAAAGAAGTTTTAAATCTCAGTCGATATATCAGAACCGTCGAATTAGTATTCGGCATCCCCACTCCACTGTTTTCACTGCCATCTCGCCATACTTCATTCCGAATCTTATCTTAAAGCACAAACTAGATTCAATGACtaatctctaactaaaaatcaagcAACTTGGCATAACAAAATCGAAAAACACCCATTCCATAGTAGATATGCACACACACCAAAATATGCCACCACACGATGCAATCACACAACATTTATAGAAAAAGAGTCACAGAGCATTGAGATTGACAAAGCACCAATGGCACATCGCCGTCAAGGCATATGACGCCTATATTACTGAAAGGATAATGCGCCTATAATGGGACACGCTGACTCTCAAACCTGGGGTTTGACCCTTGGTGGGAAGAGGATGCAACCACCACAtttgcactagattttatattaaaaaaatcccATCCAAGCAAACCTCTTGTTAGAATATCTTTGTTTTTCCTATgttcaaacaaataaattttGACGCAATTACAACCCTATTGGATTCAAATCAATCGTGCAGATCAGAGAGATAGTGAGTGTGGGTTTTCTATGTGCGCACGTATGCGGGTTTCTAACATCACACAGCCTACATATGAGGTGAGGACTCGcacgtattatttttttgtgataTTGTTTCTTCTCAAAACGGAATGTCGTTTTCTTTTAGGCCCGTTCGGTTACTCCCATCCCGATGGGGATTGGGAGGGATTAACAAGATTTCAACTCAAATGTCCTTCAATCCTCTCCAATTCCTGCAGGGATTTGTCTAACCGAGAACAAGGCCTTACTGGGAATGCTACCGTTTCTTGAAACTATAAATACACATCTCTACATTCATCTGTTGACAACGCAGTTTAGGGAGGTATATGATCGGCCGTCCCGGGGCCGGCCAGGGGGTTGGTAGCCGCACTTGTTTGTCGCAATAATTCGGTACGCGTGCGTGGCAGATTTATGAGCCTTGCAATTCTCAAGCAGTACGCAGTAGGCTTAATTGCAATTCTCAAGCAGTACGCAGTAGGCTTAATTGCAATTCTCAAGCAATTCTCAATAGAGGAGCTGgcgtgcaggtgaccagactgCAAATGATTAGATCACAGATCAGAGGCAGCGCTGCTGGAGCTATATTAGGGAGTTAATGTTTTGTCGTATTGACCTGCCTTGGGATAAAGAAAAGTAACTCCGGTCCATTTTCCTGACGATGGCCAAGAAAAGTACATGTGCTATACTGCAggcactgcatgcatgcagatttGCAGACCTAGCAGCTGGATGATATGCAGAGTACGGCAGAGGGAGACCATGACACAAGTGAAGACTTAAGAATTTCGGGTATTTTTCAGAGGAAAGAGACATACTACATCTATACACTGGGCAGAATCCGTGCTGTTTGTTCAGTCATGCTGGAAGTGATTTATGCCCTTATCAAGACTGTGATACAAGCAATCTTATTTTACTACTCTCATATTAACTTTGCATATGGGGGAAGGCAAGAAAAAACGGGAGCACGGATGCTCTTCAGAGCTCAGACGCCCGAGTCAAAATGCTTCCAAGCATCCTAATCAACTTGCACGATTGATGGATACTGAACAGTTGAAAATCTGATCGTCAACGACTTGGCACAATAAGTAAGCATTATCTTCCCCTCCCCTTCCACACGAGCCTATGACAGTGCATGTGCCGGTAAAGAGTCAATATtcttaagaaaaagaaaaagagagagccaATGATATGAGAGTAACTGATCAACAAGTAGAGTTTCGTCAACTAATAAAATGAACCCATAAACCAACTCCAATCAGGCAGTCAGCTGCTCCAGAGAAACATGAATTTGAGAGTCTTTAGCTGATGAGTAGCTAGGAGGAATTAAGCAGGAGCTCCACTCCAGCCTCCAGGACCTCCAAGTCCAAGTGGCTGCACGCGATCCTCATCCACAGCGGTCCCCCCTGCggtcggccggccggcgtggCCCCGGTGTGAATGGGAAGTGGAGCCATTCCATACGGATACGCCACCACCCTGTTTGGCCTTGCGAGCTGATCGAGCTGCGGCGATCCAACACAACCACACGTCCAAGTTCCAACACACAGATAGTATTGTGAGAGACACCCGTCGCATCACCCCACTTGCAGGGGGATAAGCGTGCCCCGGCCGGCCAGCGCTGTTCCTGTCCTGGAGGACGCACACGCACGCCTCCCTCGCCCCCGCCCACCGCACCACcatcatctcatctcatcatcCGCGATGTATATGCAGGCACAAGAAGAACGGGACATGAGCACAGGGACACGCAAACTCCCGTGACCAGATCATCATCCCTCCTCACCCTTTTGCAAATGGAATCTCTAAATATGGTCACATGGTAATATCCCAGCCATACACCTACCTATAGGTCGCTGGCCAAcgcgcgtgcgtgcgtgcacgctcttctcctccagaacggcgcgcggcgagggAAAAGCGGGATAAAAAGGAGAGCTTTAGCTCTAGGGGGGGACAAAAGAAGCGAGAGAAGAAAGCCTATAAAGGCACACAACAGCGTGCCAGGGGAGCTCGGGGCACCGCGCTGCTTGCTAGTACACTACAAAGAACCAAGGTGCGATTTCGCGAGCTCTAGCTATAGCAACAAGCTTCATTCCACTTGGCCATTTTCCCATATCCTGGTTCTGGAGCTCGTTCCTTGGGCTAAGGCTTTTTGATGCACCTGTGGTCATAATCATCTCGTGGTGAGTTCTGTTGCTAACTGTACTACTACTGCTAGCTATGGTTTAGTTGTTTCTGTCGCTTGCCGGTTTATGAGGTTGCAGGTTGTTCTTTTCTTGCCTGAAATGGTTTTTGACATGAGCTGATATGATTTGTGACTTGACTGCTTCGAATCTTGTGATATCACACACACGCTTTGCCATTCTTCTGTTTTAGCCACAAGATGGTTCCGTTTCAAGTTTCAGGATAAGTTTTTTTCTATCATGGAAACTGCAATAAAATGTCCAGTGCTTGTCTTGTTGCACAAACAAGTTCCACGTTCTATTTTTGTTGCTTGAAGTGAGTACGTAGATTTGATCTCAAGTCCCcgttttctcttctttctctttcgtATGTTCGCTTTGACCTCAACATACGTTTCCGTTGCCTTGGCACTTTCTCCAGCCAGCCTAAGTTGAGTGTAGAACTAAACTTTTCAGGGAGTTGGCCGGACACCTCTCATTTGCCATCAATTCTTATTAGTATTATTCTAGTTGGTGTAGTATTTGGAGTCTTCAAGCCTTTGAATTAGCTCACCAAGAACAAGTCCTATGGAAGAAAGCTCCATGAAAAGAGAAGTACTTCCTCAACTCCTAGATCTTATCCCAGACAGGAAAGAATGGAGTCTGAGAGGAGCACCAGGGCCGGGCAGATCAAGAAACACAGGTTTCGGAGGTGATGAGGACGATAAACTGGAGCTGAAGCTTGGTCTTCCTGGTCTCGCAGAAGAGGAGACACCAGCTACCTCAAGAGAGAACATGATACACCAAGAGCGCCCAGCTCTCTCCCTTGGATACCTCCCTCTACACTCCATGACCACGGCCAGCACTACGACAACCGGAGCAAAGAGGGGATTCCTAGACACAGTTGAGGCCAAAGCAGAAGGTAAGAAGCAGCTTTTCAGTTCTCTTGTTAACATATAGAACCACTGAACTTAAAATGATCTTTGTTCTGCCTTTTAAGGTTATAacgagcagaagcagcaggcaAGAGCAGCATGTGGGAAGGAACTGACAGTGGAGGAAAATACAGCAGCCGCGAGTGAGAGGAAGAAAGGGTGCTGTCCCCCACCACCATCGCATGCCCCTCCTGCTACACCTGCGCGCAACAACGGCAACAGACCACCAGCGCGAGGAAGGTAATGATTTTGCCATCTTTCCTTCTCTCAGCAAGGGAAGATATCAAAATGGTTGCTCCTGTCATCATTTATATAGTTCATTCAAGGATTGCTCTTTCACGCTCTTAACAGCTTTCCAGAAATTGCAGTGTCCAAATTTCCTTCCCGCGGACCTTAAAAAAGTATCTTTCCCATCTTTTGAGTTTCAGCTGCCGTGCAATTATGATGAAGTTTAGTTTTTCTTAGTTGGTCAACATGAGACTCTGCTCTAAGGATCAAAGTTAATCTTTCCAAAATATCACTTTACTcgtttaaaaaacaaaaagctCACTTACTTTATAATagtttttatttaaatatgaTCCTCTTTTTCGCTCAATTCTATATATACTGTATTACCTTTGGATTAAGAGCATCATAATAGTTTAATTTCTTGGAAACAAGTGCAGTACTAAACTACTAATAGAAAAGTGAATATTCGTATGAACCATGATGCTGTTTATCGCCTCATCATATATTCAGCTATTTTGGTTCACTAATACTAGCATGCAAAGTATTTAGTTGACTGGCCTGTCTGTCACCAACTAACTCACCATGCTCTAATCTGACACAGAGGGGCTGCAGTTCCAGTGGTTGGTTGGCCTCCAATCCGATCATTCAGGCGAAACCTTGCTACAAGTACTTCATCCAAACAGCCCCCTGAACAACAAAATGGTGAAGCGGATGCAAAGGTGAAGCTGAACTGCAACAAAAGCCCCCTCGTAAAAATTAACATGGATGGGATCCCCATTGGAAGGAAAGTAGATCTTGCAGGATGTGACAGCTACGAGAGACTTTCATTGGCTGTCAAAGAGCTCTTCCATGGTTTTCTTGAAGGTAGGAATTAACAACGATCCGTAAAAATAAGTACTTCCATTCAGTTTCAAAATGTTAAATCATCTGCCTAAACAAAACCAAGTTGATATCTTTGTCATCAAAGTTATGTATGACCATGCTGCAGCACAAAGGGAACCATCTAGTGCTGAAAGTGCACAGCAAGGGGCAGACAGAAAAATATTTTCGCAATTGCTGGACGGGTCCGGTGAATATACCCTAGTTTACGAAGACAATGAAGGAGACAGGATGCTGGTTGGTGACGTCCCTTGGAAGTAAGTTTGTTTTATCCTTCATGTACAGTTTTATCATGTGATCTATATTAAGCTCATCCACAGGATCTAAAATCCTTTTGTATATATAATTCCCAGTGTGTTCGTCTCAACTGCTAAAAGGCTGAGGGTTTTGAGGAGCTCAGAGCTTTCCCGTGCCCTGGTAAGTACAACACCACTTCAATTTACTACAAATTTTTGTCTTCTAGTAGAAATTTAGCTTTTGGATGAAACCAGCTGCAGTTGGTTTTCTGTTACTAGTGCTTATTTCAGGTACATGTTTGGTTTCCCAAATTGAGCCACCAGTAACTTCCAAtttctgattttctttttattccAGATTGGATCTGCGtctgagagagaagaaaaatgcTAAAACAGCATCAGCTTTTCAACCATTCGGATTGTAGCTCACTGAAGCCAGTACGTCATCATCCTGTTCAGATtgtttgaaaaacaaaaatccttTTTTGGGATTACTACCCTCTATTTTTGCTTGTAGAGAGATGAATTAGCATACTGCAGATGTATGGCGATGTCCTGCCTATTTTGTAAATTAGGCTACCTTGTAATTTTAATGCTACGGTTCTTGATTTGAATTACATGAATTTGGAGTTTACAGGGGTGAGCTGCATAAGTAGATCAACGGCTCACCCCTGTAAAGTGCCTCTTATGTCTGATAAATTTGCATTCGCTCCTGCTGTAACCTGACATACAAATATAATGTTCAGGACATAGAGGCCAGCACCTAGGCCGTCCTGATTGCATCACACCGTCTACATCTATGGACTAGCATATTCCACATGAACTTGCTACTGGAACATAAAAAAGGCAGAAGGGTCCACTAGGCTAGTTGTTAATTTATTGTTATCTTTCCAACCTCACCactttctaaatttttgtcacAAGCACCATGAGAAAGGCTTGACCATGATACTTAATGGGTACTACACACAACAGGGACAACTTTTTCATCCTTTTTTGCTTGTGATGCTAAGCATCAACAGTATGTACTGCTGTTGAACATGATCTAGGTGTGTTAGTGATTAAACCCATCTGATAGCACCACTTACCAAACCTGGAAGTTATCTCTATGCCGCCTTGCGGCCTTGGTGATCATATCACAAGGCTCTTGAAGAAGTCAAGATTAACAAAAGTTGGCATTGGTTCTTTTCCGGTGATAATAACATTACATTGGTTTCAACAGTTCATGCATGAACCTGAGTGGATTTTAGCAATGCCCAAATAGGAGAGGCAAATATGACAAAAGGCAAATTGAATTACTTCTATACGGTAGACTAACAAGATAACCCCATACAGTATGAAGACAACAATAAGACATTTGTGTTTGGTGGTTATGAGGCATACCTGGAAGTAAATTTGCAGACTAGTTTCTGTTAACTTTCTGCCTTCAATGCAGGATGTagccatgaaaaaaaaaactatgcagGTATTGGCAGCTGATCCGGCAGATTACTAACACCTGTATTTGTGTTGAGATAAATGAAGCATATGAGCACCAAACAAGCTGAGAGATATATTTATGGTAAAAGGGAATATTCATCTTGATGCTTCCGAACCTTGAAATTGGAGATGGAGTCTTTGTCATTGGACCATCCCTATATTCCGGACAGTAGGAAAAGTAGCAGAGACGGGGTGGATTTACGAAAGAATCTTGGGCCCTTTTGTAATGTCCTTACCAGACATCTTTATCCCCACCGTGTTGTGCACTCATGTGCTGCCATATGCAATGTACAACTTTATATTTTACCAATATGGACTAAAAGATGGTACCACTTCTGTCGGTGAAAGCCATAGAAGGTGTTAAGATAATCCAGAATGACAAAGCCACCTTATTTCAAGTACCCACCAACCACAAATTTTCTAGTTCACTACTTCACTACAAGCTGTTTAattctagtactccctcctatccatattaattgtctcaaatttgcccaaatatggatgtatctatgcctaaaaagcgtctagatacttgtaatattttgacaactaatatggatcggagggagtaccgaAAATCGATCCGCCTATCAAACAGACTATGGCAATATGCAAAATATGAATATTAAAGTCTACATATAACTGAGGACATCAACAGTTTCACATGTTGGGAATACGTGAGCAATG
The Brachypodium distachyon strain Bd21 chromosome 2, Brachypodium_distachyon_v3.0, whole genome shotgun sequence genome window above contains:
- the LOC100823769 gene encoding auxin-responsive protein IAA6 isoform X1, producing the protein MEESSMKREVLPQLLDLIPDRKEWSLRGAPGPGRSRNTGFGGDEDDKLELKLGLPGLAEEETPATSRENMIHQERPALSLGYLPLHSMTTASTTTTGAKRGFLDTVEAKAEGYNEQKQQARAACGKELTVEENTAAASERKKGCCPPPPSHAPPATPARNNGNRPPARGRGAAVPVVGWPPIRSFRRNLATSTSSKQPPEQQNGEADAKVKLNCNKSPLVKINMDGIPIGRKVDLAGCDSYERLSLAVKELFHGFLEVMYDHAAAQREPSSAESAQQGADRKIFSQLLDGSGEYTLVYEDNEGDRMLVGDVPWNVFVSTAKRLRVLRSSELSRALIGSASEREEKC
- the LOC100823769 gene encoding auxin-responsive protein IAA6 isoform X2, which produces MEESSMKREVLPQLLDLIPDRKEWSLRGAPGPGRSRNTGFGGDEDDKLELKLGLPGLAEEETPATSRENMIHQERPALSLGYLPLHSMTTASTTTTGAKRGFLDTVEAKAEGYNEQKQQARAACGKELTVEENTAAASERKKGCCPPPPSHAPPATPARNNGNRPPARGRGAAVPVVGWPPIRSFRRNLATSTSSKQPPEQQNGEADAKVKLNCNKSPLVKINMDGIPIGRKVDLAGCDSYERLSLAVKELFHGFLEAQREPSSAESAQQGADRKIFSQLLDGSGEYTLVYEDNEGDRMLVGDVPWNVFVSTAKRLRVLRSSELSRALIGSASEREEKC
- the LOC100823769 gene encoding auxin-responsive protein IAA6 isoform X3, whose amino-acid sequence is MIHQERPALSLGYLPLHSMTTASTTTTGAKRGFLDTVEAKAEGYNEQKQQARAACGKELTVEENTAAASERKKGCCPPPPSHAPPATPARNNGNRPPARGRGAAVPVVGWPPIRSFRRNLATSTSSKQPPEQQNGEADAKVKLNCNKSPLVKINMDGIPIGRKVDLAGCDSYERLSLAVKELFHGFLEVMYDHAAAQREPSSAESAQQGADRKIFSQLLDGSGEYTLVYEDNEGDRMLVGDVPWNVFVSTAKRLRVLRSSELSRALIGSASEREEKC